The following are encoded in a window of Megalobrama amblycephala isolate DHTTF-2021 linkage group LG19, ASM1881202v1, whole genome shotgun sequence genomic DNA:
- the grk7b gene encoding rhodopsin kinase grk7-b produces MCDMGGLDNLVANTTYLKAQNLDDKEMRKRRRSLILPQLENCTKVRAAIPKDFEHICEQQPIGKTCFRQFLLASNPEYLAAAEFLEELNDWNLAEAGAKEKAKQNIINKFCKADSKSFLAYLTEDMAEKCKAVSEKDFEEVMMGQVKEATQEFLRGKPFNEYQTSPFFDRFVQWKEFEKQPISDKYFYEFRTLGKGGFGEVCAVQVKSTGQMYACKKLDKKRLKKKGGEKMALLEKKILEKVNSLFLVNLAYAFDTKTHLCLVMTLMNGGDLKYHIYHIGEHGIEMERIIHYTVQITTGILHLHAMDIAYRDMKPENVLLDSQGQCRLSDLGLAVELPNGKTISQKAGTKGYMAPEILKQEPYRMSVDWWALGCSIYEMVAGRLPFRDHKEKVTKEEIVRRTLEDECKFEHKNFDAPSKDIISLFLKKNVEDRLGCKGDPRKHEFFKSINIPRLEAGLIPPPWVPKPNVVYAKDTGDIRDFSEVKGVEFDTNDEKFFKEFSTGAVSIPWQQEMIDSGLFDELNDPNRKKLSAGLDDDEQKSKSCTLL; encoded by the exons ATGTGTGACATGGGTGGACTGGACAATCTGGTGGCCAACACGACCTACCTGAAAGCACAGAATCTAGACGACAAGGAGATGAGGAAACGCAGGCGTAGCCTAATTCTTCCCCAACTTGAAAACTGTACAAAGGTGCGTGCAGCCATTCCCAAGGACTTTGAGCACATCTGTGAGCAGCAGCCCATTGGGAAAACATGCTTCCGTCAGTTCCTCTTAGCCTCCAATCCAGAATACCTTGCTGCTGCAGAGTTCCTGGAGGAGTTGAATGACTGGAATTTGGCAGAGGCAGGTGCTAAAGAAAAAGCCAAGCAGAATATCATTAACAAATTCTGCAAAGCTGACTCCAAAAGTTTCCTGGCTTATCTGACAGAGGACATGGCGGAGAAGTGTAAAGCCGTCTCTGAGAAGGACTTTGAGGAGGTGATGATGGGACAGGTGAAAGAAGCCACACAAGAGTTTCTGAGAGGAAAACCCTTCAATGAGTATCAGACCAGCCCGTTCTTTGATAGATTTGTGCAGTGGAAGGAATTCGAGAAGCAGCCCATCTCTGATAAATACTTCTATGAGTTCAGGACTTTGGGGAAAGGAGGATTTGGAGAG gtgtgtgctgttcaggtcaaAAGCACGGGTCAGATGTATGCCTGCAAGAAGCTGGACAAGAAACGCTTGAAGAAAAAGGGTGGGGAAAAGATGGCTCTACTGGAGAAAAAAATCTTGGAGAAGGTAAACAGCCTTTTTCTGGTGAACCTGGCCTATGCATTTGACACAAAGACCCACCTGTGTCTGGTCATGACTCTGATGAATGGAGGGGATCTGAAGTACCACATTTACCACATTGGGGAGCATGGCATTGAGATGGAGCGAATCATTCACTACACAGTTCAGATCACCACTGGAATCTTGCACCTACATGCTATGGATATCGCGTACCGTGACATGAAGCCAGAGAACGTCCTACTGGACAGTCAGGGCCAGTGCAGGTTGTCAGACCTGGGTCTAGCTGTGGAACTACCGAATGGGAAAACTATCTCACAAAAG GCTGGCACTAAGGGGTATATGGCACCAGAGATCCTGAAGCAGGAACCATACCGTATGTCAGTGGACTGGTGGGCTTTGGGCTGTAGCATCTATGAGATGGTGGCCGGCCGTCTGCCCTTTAGAGATCACAAAGAGAAGGTGACTAAAGAAGAGATAGTAAGGAGAACTCTAGAAGATGAGTGCAAATTTGAACACAAGAATTTTGACGCCCCCTCCAAGGACATCATCAGTCTTTTTCTGAAAAAGAATGTTGAAGACCGCCTCGGCTGCAA GGGTGACCCTCGGAAACATGAGTTCTTCAAATCCATCAACATCCCTCGGCTGGAGGCGGGGCTTATTCCACCTCCATGGGTGCCCAAACCCAACGTTGTGTACGCTAAAGACACAGGTGATATCCGGGACTTCTCTGAGGTTAAAGGGGTTGAATTTGATACCAATGATGAGAAGTTTTTTAAGGAATTCAGTACAGGAGCAGTGTCGATTCCATGGCAACAGGAGATGATTGACAGTGGACTCTTTGATGAGCTTAACGACCCAAACAGGAAGAAATTGTCAGCGGGACTGGATGATGATGAGCAAAAATCCAAATCTTGCACTCTTCTGTAA